GATCAAAGTGTTGTACATGACAACGTCAAGATGCCCGCCCTTCTCCAGCAAATGCTCAAGAACAGCGCAAGCAAGATCTGCTTTACCCATCTTCCCCAATCCCTGGATGATCACACTGTAGGTTGCAATATCAGCAGGACATAATTGCTCCCCCATCTCAACCAAAACTCCCCATGCTATGCTGAAATATCCCTTCTTGACAAAAGAGCTCATCAAAGAATTGTAAGTGTAGCTCACTGGTTCACGGCCCATTTCAGTAAAGATTTCAAACAACTTACAGGCTAAACTCAACTTCCCCTTCGCCAGAAAGATGGACATGTATGTATTGACCATGTCAATGTCAAAGGTTTCTACTCCCTTATCCCTAACTCGCCGTCCTCTAAGTGCAGAAAACTCTTGAGAAAGGCCATCATGTTCGCCTTCCCCTGCAAGACGTTCCATATAGGAAGACGACGTCCATCCGTTGGATCCAACCATCGCATTATGCAGCTCACCTTCAGACATGCTCCCGAAGCTAGTTCCACAATTTCCGTCGGAAGAAGATATTTTCATCAGATTCAAAATCTCGTCTGCATCGTCAACTGTAGGAAACATAAGCTTGAAATCCTTACTTCTATCCTGTGGTGATCGCATAACGGCTTCTATTTCCGAGCTCCATCGGAGAACATTCATCACCAGGCTACCATTCCGAACGTACTGCATTAGCCCCTCAGCCCGATCCCAGAGACCATATTTGTGAAGCCCGATTACAATAGATGTCAGCGTGACTAAGTCAACCACAAACCCTCTAGCTTCCATTTCTTCCACCAACTGAAGGGAGCTTTCAATCCTCCCATTCCGAATAAGATACAAGATCACTATGCTATAAGTAATGGCATCAACGTACCGCCCCTTCTTCTTCAAATCACAGAAAAGCGAATAGGCAGCCACTGCTCTCCCGTTCTTGAACAACCCATCGATCAAAATGTTATAAGTCCAACAGGTAGGCCTCAGCCCATCTTGCATCATCTTTTCTAAAAATGTGCAGGCGTCTTCTAATCTCTTCGCCTTGAACAACCCGTCAATAAGAGAATTATAAATTACAACACTAGGACTACAGTTTCTCGTCTGCATTTCGTCAAACAGTTTGGTTGCAACTTCTAATCTATAAGCTTTGCAACAACCCTGGATAACGATCCGATAGCTAAACACATCTGGCTCGTGCCCAGAGTCCTTCAATTCATCGAACAAAACCAACGCCTCATCCAATCTACCAACGAAGCAAAGAACACGAATCAAAGAATTATAGGTACACAAATCTGGCTGCCGCCCTTCTTCCTTCAACCTCTTAAATAGCTTCATTGAGACGCCCAATTCCCCCCAGCGCCCGAACGCATGAATGCAGATATTGTAACCCCAGTTATCGAGCTTAAAACCCCTACTCATCAGCTCATCGAAAACTCGTCTGAACTCGTCCTTCATCTTCGCGTTCCGTAGGGCGACAAGGAGCTCGTTACAGGCCAGGTTATCAGGAATCGCGACGCCGGATGCCAGGACGTTGTCAAAAATCGACAGCGCCACCGCGATCTGATTCTTTCTGGCCAGTGCGACCAGCACGGAGCCATAGACCCCAGGGTCGAGGCCAACCCCGGAGCGCTCCATGTCGTCCAGGGCCTCGAGGGCACGATCGAACTTTCCGAAGCGCACGGAGGCACCGATAAGGAGCCTGAAGGTTTGGGGGTCGAGCGCGAGGCCGCGCCCGCGCATGGAGCGGATGATCAATGGCAGCTCGTCGTCGAAAAGGGCCGCAGTAACAGGCGCGGAGGTGGGGGAGCGACAAATGGTGCGAACAGCGAGGGAGAAAGCCTCCGGAGAGGGATCGTAGTCCGGGCGGGTAAGAGCCCATCGGAAGAAATCGAGCTTTCTACGAGGCTGGAGGGAGCGGCGGAGGAGGACGCGGCGGACGAGGTCGTCGGAGAGAGGGAAGGTCAACTTGCAGAGGTCGGCGGGGCCGCCGCGGGCTAGGGTCTTGATGATGGAGGCAACGAGGAGGAGGGTTCCGGCGGAAGTAGGTAGAGCTCCGCCGGATGGCATCAACGGGAGGGAGGAATGGAGGAACCGGAGGCTTCACAGAAAGCGCCTCCTGTCGACTCCAAGCTTAATACGCGTAGGGGTTGGAGGGGTTTAAGGTTTTGTGAATTTAAGAAAATAAGCAAGTAATCCCACAATCATCTTTAAGTTAAGGACCTGTTCTAGTCTACTGCCATCTTTTATATCTTTGTGAATTTTTCCTCACTTTCTCCTTCAACGTCTGAAACTTTTTCACTTTCTGCTGCACCTCGTTTGGCTTGACGCTTAGGTGGTTCGAGAGTGATGGCAAATGTGAATTCGAAGAAAAGATACTTTTGAAAATGGGGAAGTGGAAGAAGGGCATGAAACGGGTCGGATATGATCTGAGTCATGAACGGCCCGGTGTATGATCATCAAACATCTTCGGTCTGTTTAGAGATCCAGATCTTAGGCGTTTTGTCTCTTGGAAATAACGATACATTCGAGATATTATGATAAAGATCGTAGAAATTATATTGGATCGGACCATACTTGCCAGTTGCTAGCCTCATTGTGGAGATAGAActaatatgtgtgatcatttgcaTTTAAGATACTTCATCTTATCAACGTATTGACACAGAaacaacttatttttttattataacaaaaaaaaaatgtacatttaAACAGATTCAGACCCAGTGGTACGCAATATATAAATAGATTGCTGttcttttaaaataaataataaatgtaTCAAGGTGTCTCCATGGCACATACGCAGTTTATTTGTgcatgaaacaaagaaaattcgGTATTGTAAGCGGGCCTTGACCACGaggctttgtctttttctttaaaaaaaaaaaccaaaaatgttTAAACATGACACTCTTAAATATAACCATCAAATCAGATCAGTCTGCCACCCAAATTGCTTAATTCGAGCCGCTCCAGACCAATCCTGGTAACACCCAGTCAAACCTGGGAGTGGGAATGCCGGTAGTTGGAAAATACTATAGTGAAGACCCTGAATCAAATCCCAGCATTGCCACTTTGCACGTTAACGGCCTTCACATTGACATCTCGGCAATTTTCTCTCCAAAAGCAGCACATTAAGAAGCTTGCTTCTTAAATTGTTGGTTCCCAATTACTAACGGGTGGCTGGACGCCATTCTTCAAAAACCcagatttgtgaaaaaaaaaagggttttgcAAAGACCAACTGGTTTGCTTCTTAAATTGTTGGTTCCTAATCACTAGAACTAAAGGGAGGATGTAAGATCGAAGTAATTGCATCCACAAGTCAACGAGCTCAGTCTACCACTCACATCGACAAGTCAACTAAGAGCTCAGTCTTATCACCAACTTAAGATTCTTTTCAGATGAAGTCAAGAGTTAAATTTACGATGTTCACTGGTGCAACATagtttggatgaagggaaaaCAGGGTAgataacttttctttgttatgtAGAACGATTGCCATGTCCACGGTTCCTGAGTATGGTGGAGAAGACTTTATGTTGGCATTTCATGAGTCAAGATCTTAAACCAACTCAATCCACCACGTCCTCATTCAATGTCCTCGCGCTAACTCACCAAATTTTCGTCGGCTCACAAGCAGGTTGAGAGATTTACAGGTGTTAAGGTTGAAGCTATTTAAAACTTTGGTCTTGAAAACTTCGCAAAGCAATGATATATATAAGATGATTGTTGCCGTCTGTGGAAGTAGGAGGAATAAAAAATGGGCAAAACGAAATTACTGGCTGAAACTTACCTTGATTACCTGCGGAGTGGAATTTGCAGCAAAATCCATTTCAAGGGTGATTAATTGGTGTTCATTccctttttattatttattcGTTTTGCAACTTTTGGCCTTTCTCGTCTTCTatagttttggattcaaaattttgccTTGGTCAGATTGGCTGAAGAAGTTTCTACTCCTCCAGTGAAATTTTACTTGCTGTTCTTCAATATGGTCGAGTCACCTCGTCtttttgtaagttgtaaccaGGAAGGCAGCCCTGGCCCCTCTTCCCTTCCCGTTAGGCTCTTGACTCTAATTCAAACTAAACTTTTACTgcagagggagggagggaggtgGGGAGAATTAAGTATGGCTTTTGAACACGACAAGGACTCGAATAATGATGGCCACCTTGCTTTTAGGTGAACAAAGAGGGGAAAGAGCGGAAAAGTTGGCTCGACAATCCTTTGAACTTCCTGACCCACTTTCATTTTTGGCTCTTTTCTCCCTCTATCCTATTCAACACGTTCTACAAATAGTTAGTAATCGTCAATTCTGCTTGGTCATTTTTTCCCGTTTTGTTCTATTTTTCGTAATTGTTGATTGTGTTCGAAGATTccattttactttcttttctctcgCTTTGACATATTTCAAGAGTTTATGGTTTCATTTGTGGGCATTCTCTTGTGGTTGttcgttcttcttcttctcgtgaCGTTGTGTGTCTATTCTAACGCGTTTAATTTGGAATCTCTGTTCAGGAGGCGTTGTATTTTGGTGCAATAATTAGTGGGCAGGCTTCCTGCGTTGTGAGAAGCACTTCCATAGGATCGTCATGGGCAAACAAGGTCCTTGCTGCCATTGTGGGGTTGCAAGTGAGTGTTGGAATTTTCTGCTTTTCCTTTCTAGTTTAAGGAGGAAGGTCTTGTTTTTGAATTGCTGCTGCTCCTAATTCTGCTTCTGCGACGCTTGAGAGTCGATGATCCGCAGAACGATCTATTCGAATGCAAGGGCCACATTGGAAACATTTATTTTCTGAGGGCTTCATGCTGAGGAGTGGAATGCTTTCTtgctctcctttttttctttttggatttctctctctctctctctctctctccccctctctctctctctccccctctctctctctctctctctctctctctctctctatatatatatatatatatatatatatattcaaaggAGCATTAAGTTATATTCGTTTCTTGTTGTATTGTTGCCTAGGTCGTGAGGAGTACTTTTGATGTAAGATACAGCTATAATAGTTGCACCTTACAAGCGTTTAAGCTATTGTTGTCTCTTCATATTGACATCTAGGAAACTTGTTTTCACTGCATGGAGTGTCTCGTAACTCTCGTTGTATCCGACTGCTGAATTCAGTCATTCCTGTATCGTATGCTGGTTGTAAatcattattttctctttattgaaaAGTGCGTTAGTAGTTTACATGAGGAATTTCGTCATCTTGTAATTACGATGTTCCATTGCAAGATGTTGATATAACGCTTATGACATCTCCTATGCAGCCTATTTTCTCGTGcatgctttcagtttcagtCATACTTTAGGAACCTTTGCTAGTGCATGCTTGATATTATTAGCAAATATTTTGCATGATCCCTTTTCTGTGCCCCTATTATGGCGGTTCATTTTGTTTACTAAGCTTCGAAAATAGTGGGGGTTCTATTTAACTCCACACTATCTGGTTGCATGCCTTGAGTActggttttgtttctcacttgaCTTCGATAAGTAAGCATGTCTGCATGAATATGATGCTTGCATGCTGAAAGAATTTATGATAGGTCTGTTTTTCATTAATGTTGAAATGTTGGTATGGAgtgttcttttgttgttttccagTTCCCATTTACCTGTCTTAGGGCGTTTTCTGGCTCTCTGTTTCCAGTGAATGTTCTAAATCCTGAGTGGGGCATATGGTGCCATTCATCACTCTTTTCTTAAGCACCAGCCATGTGAAAGCCTAGAAAGTTGTCCAACTGCATCGGTGTTGTAAGCTTTTGTGCATGTTAACCAAGTAATTGACACCTTACGTCTGtcgttttttcatctttcatgccATTATTCTAGAATCACATTCAGTTGAAAGTACTAGATGTTACCTATCGATATGGTATATTATATAGCTATCATCCGGATCTGATTTTGATGCACTGGATGTTAATACATAGACATTATTCATTACAATGAGCTAAATGCCCTCATTAGCTGCTGACTGAAAAAAGAAGATGTAATGGAGCAGGCACTCCATTGTGGAGGAATGGACCACCGAACAAGCCAGTGCTATGTAATGCATGTGGATCAAGGTGGAGGACAAAGGGCACCCTGGTTAACTATGCTCCATTGCATGCTCGTGGAAATTCAGCCACTGAACTTGAAAACAGAGGCAACCATGAAGGAGTTAGGCCATTAAACAGTACCAAGTTGAGACTTCTGCATGCCGCTAAAGCCAAATTAGAAGCTTCACTTGTAGGTAACCATATCAGAGATAAGCCAAAAGCCACACCAGCAATCCACGAGAAAGACACACCTGAAGGAAGTATCGAGGAAGACACAGGAAACAGGTCTAGCTCTATGTCTGGAATATCATATTCTGAGAGTTCTACCCAGTTTGACAGAACAGATGGAAATGAAATTGCAGGTGATCCAGAATAGCTGTTGCAATATGGTTGATGTTAGTGTCTATGCATCAAAATACTTGTGAAACTGAAagacatttatatttatttaaatctgcATATCTTGAAGCAATTTCATTGATTCTCCATGAGAATTATGTTTAAATTTGTCCTCATTAGTTCCCTCTTCATTTTGCCTCTTGAGAATGTATTCCTCTGATCAACCTGCAGGTGgacttgtttcattttttttttttgggaaacgAAGGGTTGGCCTTTTAGGCTTTTACCATCTGAAAATATATCCATCTTATGGCTATTTTCTTCTAATGATTGCTCCCGTTTATTGGGTTATCCAATTAATGCTATGGGATTGGAAAATGGAGACATGAACTTTGTCCCAGTAATGCATGTTTATTAGGTCATACTAATGACGATTCATGGATAAGAAACTTAAACATATACATCTAAATTTTGTTGTAATTATGACCACAAATTTTAACTGGACAAGATCTACATGGCTATGCACATCTATGCATGCACGTAGGCATAACAATTTCTTGGGCATATGAAGGAACATTGCCATTTGTATAAGAACATGATATATACATGAATATGTTTATGTACATGTGTTTATAGATAGATTAGTTGATGAATCTTGTGGCCTTGCTACTTTTCAAAGCCTATATGCATTAAAATGTCAGTAGTCTTTAGTTTGACAGCATTACATGATTCATGGTTCTTCGTAGAAGCATCATGGAAAATCTCTCTCACAAACTGAAtggttgctttcatttttcccATTTGGTAGCTCTTTATGTTTATTGTGAGCTCAGTTTCTACT
Above is a window of Nymphaea colorata isolate Beijing-Zhang1983 chromosome 8, ASM883128v2, whole genome shotgun sequence DNA encoding:
- the LOC116259201 gene encoding pentatricopeptide repeat-containing protein At4g01570; the encoded protein is MPSGGALPTSAGTLLLVASIIKTLARGGPADLCKLTFPLSDDLVRRVLLRRSLQPRRKLDFFRWALTRPDYDPSPEAFSLAVRTICRSPTSAPVTAALFDDELPLIIRSMRGRGLALDPQTFRLLIGASVRFGKFDRALEALDDMERSGVGLDPGVYGSVLVALARKNQIAVALSIFDNVLASGVAIPDNLACNELLVALRNAKMKDEFRRVFDELMSRGFKLDNWGYNICIHAFGRWGELGVSMKLFKRLKEEGRQPDLCTYNSLIRVLCFVGRLDEALVLFDELKDSGHEPDVFSYRIVIQGCCKAYRLEVATKLFDEMQTRNCSPSVVIYNSLIDGLFKAKRLEDACTFLEKMMQDGLRPTCWTYNILIDGLFKNGRAVAAYSLFCDLKKKGRYVDAITYSIVILYLIRNGRIESSLQLVEEMEARGFVVDLVTLTSIVIGLHKYGLWDRAEGLMQYVRNGSLVMNVLRWSSEIEAVMRSPQDRSKDFKLMFPTVDDADEILNLMKISSSDGNCGTSFGSMSEGELHNAMVGSNGWTSSSYMERLAGEGEHDGLSQEFSALRGRRVRDKGVETFDIDMVNTYMSIFLAKGKLSLACKLFEIFTEMGREPVSYTYNSLMSSFVKKGYFSIAWGVLVEMGEQLCPADIATYSVIIQGLGKMGKADLACAVLEHLLEKGGHLDVVMYNTLINALGKAGRLDEANNLFKQMTVSGINPDIVTFNTLIEIHSKQGRVKEAYKFLKMMLDAGCSPNHVTDTILDSLEKEIEKARYQKASMKRGDFS